A genomic stretch from Flavobacterium nitratireducens includes:
- a CDS encoding four helix bundle protein, which yields MHQFEKLKIWQKAIDITVDVYKVTSELPIDERFNLTHQIKKCAVSIPSNIAEGSRRNSNNEFAHFIGIANGSTYELITQLIISKRLELIDEEKVSPVINELVEISNMNFALQKSLKKQ from the coding sequence ATGCATCAATTTGAAAAATTAAAGATTTGGCAAAAAGCAATAGACATTACTGTAGATGTTTATAAAGTCACTTCAGAATTACCCATTGATGAAAGATTCAACTTAACACATCAAATTAAAAAATGTGCCGTTTCTATTCCTTCAAATATTGCTGAAGGATCAAGAAGAAATTCAAACAATGAATTTGCCCATTTCATAGGAATTGCAAATGGTTCCACATATGAATTAATTACTCAGTTAATTATTTCAAAACGTCTTGAATTAATAGATGAAGAAAAAGTTTCACCTGTAATAAATGAATTAGTAGAAATCAGCAATATGAATTTTGCACTTCAAAAATCTCTAAAAAAACAATAA